CGAAGCGTGGTCTCACCTAAATTACGAACTAAACTGTTAACATCAAGCTTTGCCTCCCAGCTATAGGCTTTTCCATGTAATTCGACGATTCGTTTTAAGAGTTCTGAAATGGCTTCCTCTGAAGCTGGAGTGACAACTAAACTTTGAGGGCTCAGGGCATATTCAAAAAATTCTGTTATTTCGTTATAAGCGCTTTTTCCAAACTTTTCTTCAGCTAATTTTGGCATAAGGGTACGATCATCCTTCCCTCCATACCACATTTCACTCTGAAGGCTGGTTGCTGCTGCAGCGATAACGTAAATTGGATAGTGATGAGCATTCGACCAATTAAGCAACCATTGAAGATTTTGATAAGCTTTGAGTCGGGATTGACTACCCAAGCGTCCCACAAGTTCTAATTCATCGATAAGAATGACCCACCCGCGATAACCACAAAAGACTATCGTGTCTGCTAAACATCCAAAGTAAGCTTTTGCGTGGTCAATCATTCGAAAGCTGGTTTCAAAAGTGGGAAATTTTTCAGAGCAGTTCTGACGATGGATTCGCTTCAATTCTGTCAATGGAATACGAGTACCCATTAAGTCTCCATAAAGCAAGTTCTGCTCTTCTCCAGCTGAATGTAAATAATTTTCTATAACAATTGCAGGGAGAGGATGTATATATCTGTCTGGTACAAGTATTGATGTTTTTTGAAGATCGCTGGCATGTTTTTTTGATAAAGCACGTTCCAGTCCGAACATCGAAGAATCAGGAGTCCTTAAACGAGAAGCAGCCCGGCCATAAAAATGAAAAAGATTATGGCAGGATACCTCACGACTGAGTGAGACGAAGCTCACTGCAAATTGTCGATCAAGAGCCAAATGTTCGGTAGTGGTTAAAACGTGGGTTTTGCCCTGACCGTATTGACCCCAAATTAATCTACCACGAGGTATTTTTCCGGTGGTTAATAAATCGAGGTCAGCACGGAGGGTTTCGGTGAGGTTTTTACGAAGATCAGGTAAGGTTCTCGTCGAAATTCGCGTTGGTACTCCAGTTCGGAGGGCTTCAACTACTTTAATGGCTTCCATACGATTTTTATTATAATGGTCCATATCAATATCCCTCCTTTTTTTTCATAAACATGGCATTTTCCATTACAATAGCGCGAAGCTTACTCATGGTCGAGGTGTCAGGGAGTTCTTCAAGATATTTCCGTTCATATCCTGCCGATGTGAAAAGTTCATTCATTTTGGAAGTTAATTTTGTTTCTAATTGGTCATTCAATGCTTTTACGAAATCATCCATATTTACAATATCAGCAAAACGATTAAATCGGTTAACTGTTACTAAACCTGATTGTAAGCGCATCCAAAGAGCTTCATAACTTTTAAATCCCCTTTTTTCATCTTCGAGCATAGGGTATCGACCAGATAATATCATTACAAAACTTTCTAATAACTCTGTGTCATCAATAAGTTGTCGTATTATCTCGCAGACATCTTTAATGGCATTTGGTGTGTAATAATAGCGAGCTGTTTCTGGAGAACGTCGGGTTATGATATCTACATCATCGATGAGAACAAGCAAACCACTCCATCCGGCATACTTCAATAGACGAATCAAAGAATTAAGCCAATAACGAGCATTCGATTTTTGCAGTTTCTCAAATAAATAAGTCGTTTGTCGTTCCTGTCGCTCTAATTTTTCACCAGACAACCATCGTAAAGCCGTTGTTAAGGTTCCATCCTTACCTTTTATCATACGTTCTTTAACTACTGTATAGGCAAAAGCCGAGAATGAACTACCGAAATCAGCATCTTTAAAAACTTGACTGGCAGTATTGCGAATTTCTTTTTCTGCTGTAACTTTCGTCATACCATCTTCAACCATTATAGGAAGGAGGCGTTCCGATCCATCATAATGATTGCTATCATATCCAAGCATACTGGCTGTTTTCCGGCAAAGGCCTCGGACTAGCTCTTCTAAATCAATTTGTGAGACTATCATTTTGTACAATGAGGTAAGGTCATTTAATTTAAAATAAAAATCACGGAGTGAGAAAAAAACGGTGGCGTACCCTTGATCACGTGCCTCTTGTTCTATGCAGCGCAATAAGTGAGTTTTACCCGTTCCTTCTGATCCAACCACAACCTTGACCTTGCTTCCACCCTGATAAATAAAATTATTGAGATAGTATTCTTTAAAAAAATCCAGCCATAGTTCCCGACCAATGGTAATAATTTTTAGAATATCAGAATTAATTGGAGGTTCTCCTCTTTTTAAAAGTTCGATTTCTTTTTCTTCAATCAACATGAGGGCGCTCCTCCTTGTAAATGGTTAATGTACTGATTCGACTTTCTCTTCCTTGACTATCCACAACGACTAAAGCTTTCCTTGCGCTTCGAGTAAATCCAAACTCAAATACATATTCTTCATTCAAAGAAAGATCGAATCTTTCCTTTAAAAGACCTAATTCAAATTGAAAGAGAATTTTCGGATATTCTTGGTGAGTTGAACGTCTTACTGTGAGTATTTCATATATTTTATCAAGAGAAACCGCTTTTCCCCAAAGAGCTTCCTTTTGTTTGAATGAAAGGCAATTGGCTATCTTATAGGCGTTGAGTAAATCCTTAAGAAAATTCTTAGAATTAAAACGCCGGTTATATATTGTCTTATATTCATTGGCGATTAAAATTGCCAATTCTTGTGGTTGTAAAACAGAAAAACGTTTACTTTTCCTGCCCAAGATAAGAAGAACTTGATAATTTTCCAAATCAAAATGGAGGTGATAGGGTGGAAAAATATAATCTGGAAACTTACCTTGAAAAAGAATATTTGATTCAGCTAGTTCGTGCTCAAAGTCTTTTATGAATTGTTCAGTGGCTAAATATTCTTTATGAAGAGTCATTTCGTTTTCAACATAAGGTTCCAGGGCATTCCAGGACTCTTTTATATTATTTAAAGATTCTTGAAATTGTTGTTTCATCTGTTCAAACAATCGAAAGTCCCATTTTTTTTGAGCTTTTTTCAGGTGTTTAACACTTTTAGCTAAAATATGTGTGTTGTCCTCGAGTAAATTCCAGCTGATAGGTGGTGAACTTTCTTTTGGATTCAACTCCATATGAGTATCCTCCCTTATTAGGTTTTAATACTTTTTAGACTAATTTAAATTGCTTTGTTTCATATATACCCTGAATAATTAAAATATGCAATATGAATATCTATCTATACTATCGAGGATAAACTTTGGGTAATATCCAGGTTCCATCTAAGGCATCACGTTTTGGCCAGTATATTCGCAGGGTAACATTGAATAATCCACTGGGAGGAACCGGAAGCCAATTCGACTCCCACTCCGCTCC
The window above is part of the Candidatus Atribacteria bacterium ADurb.Bin276 genome. Proteins encoded here:
- a CDS encoding DNA replication protein DnaC, with protein sequence MLIEEKEIELLKRGEPPINSDILKIITIGRELWLDFFKEYYLNNFIYQGGSKVKVVVGSEGTGKTHLLRCIEQEARDQGYATVFFSLRDFYFKLNDLTSLYKMIVSQIDLEELVRGLCRKTASMLGYDSNHYDGSERLLPIMVEDGMTKVTAEKEIRNTASQVFKDADFGSSFSAFAYTVVKERMIKGKDGTLTTALRWLSGEKLERQERQTTYLFEKLQKSNARYWLNSLIRLLKYAGWSGLLVLIDDVDIITRRSPETARYYYTPNAIKDVCEIIRQLIDDTELLESFVMILSGRYPMLEDEKRGFKSYEALWMRLQSGLVTVNRFNRFADIVNMDDFVKALNDQLETKLTSKMNELFTSAGYERKYLEELPDTSTMSKLRAIVMENAMFMKKKEGY